tccacctcctgggtttaagcgattctcctgcctcagcctcctgagtagcgggaattacaggcgcccaccaccatgcccagctactttttgtatttcaagtagagacagggtttcaccatgttggccaggatggtctcaatcttctgacctcatgctctgttcacctcggcctcccaaagtgctgggattataggcgtaagccaccacacctggccagcattgtctcttattagctgtgtgacctgggtaAGTCATTCTTCAGTTATATAAAAAAAAGttctggctgggcatagtggctcatgcctgtaatcccagcactttgggaggccaaggtaggcagactgcttgagtccaggagttctagaccatcctgggcaacatggcaaaacctcaacTCTGTAagaaatacacaattagccaggcatgatggtgtacacctgtagtcccagctgattgggaggttgaggtgggaggatcacttgagcccagaaggtcaaagctgcagtagGTCAGTGATATCAtcgccgcactccagcctgggtgacagagcaaaaccctgtctcaaaacgggccaggtgtggcagctcatgcctgtaatcccaatgcttcaggaggccaaggaggtgggtgggaatcacttgaggccaagagttcaagaccagcatgggaaacATAGCCAgcccttgtctttaaaaaaaatttaaaaaattagccgggcatcatggtGCATATCTGTACTCCTAGCTCAgcctacttggaaggctgaggcaggaggatcacttgagcccagcagttcaaggatGCCATGAGctacaattgtgccactgcactccagcctgggcgacagagcaagactccatctccaaatgggccaggtgtggtagctcatgcctgtaatcccaccactttgggaggccgagacaggcggatcacgaggtcaggagatggagaccatcccggctcacacagtgaaactccgtctctactaaaaatgcaaaaaaaattatccgggcgtggtggcgggcgccagtagttccagctactcgggaggctgaggcaggagaatggtgtgaacccaggaggcagagcttgcagtgagccgagatcacgccactgcactacagcttgggcgacagagtgagactctgtctcggagaaaaaaaaaaaaaatcacagaatacCGGGGTTTGCAGGGGACTCGTTCAAAGTCACATAGCAAGTCAGAGGTAGGCATGTGTTCCAGGGAGAGGAAATCAAGAGTTAGTTATCCAGACTCAACTCTGAAACGCTTGAGGGGTTCATGTTCCACTTCTAAGTGGCAGCCCAGGCACTACTGTACTACTACTTCCATTCCCTGCTGAGGATTCGCAGGTTCTTTATCTATGGGCAGCCctgaaagctgccaaggctccTAATGCATAAGTAACACACTGGAATGAGAGACAAAGTAGAACAAAAAGATCTGTGTTTGCGGTCAGCTgataattgtgattttttttttggtgagatgaagtctcctctgtcgcccaggctggagtgcagtggtgagatctcggctcactgcaacctccgcctcccaggttcaagcgattctcctgcctcagcctctggagtagctgggactacaggcgcgcaacaccatgcccagctaattttttttttaagtagaaacagggtttcatgatattggccaggctggtcttgaactcccgaccagatgatctgcctgcctcggcctcccaaagtgctgggattacaggcatgagccactgggcccgcgCCCAATACTTGTAATCGTAAGGCACATCATTCTAAGCTTGGCTTATCTTTCAAATGGGCAAAATGGGCATCACACCAACTGTTCAACTTATCTCAAGGGGTTATCAGAAAATTGATACAAAAacacagccgggcacagtggctcacacctgtaatcccagcactttgtgaggccaaggtgggtgaatagtgaggtcaggagttcaagaccagcctggccaacatggtgaaactccatctctgaatacaaaaaattagctgggtgtggtggtgggcgcctgtaatcccagctactcaggaggctgaggcaggagaatcacttgaaccagggaggcggaagttgcactctagcccaggcaacagagtgagtctccgtctcaaaaaaataaaagcttgcCAGCTGAAGTTCAGAATCAGCAGAAGTGTTGCTTCTTACCAGAAGGTATGGGGCTTCAAGTGTGCTACTTTTTGTGACACATGATTAAAAGTCATGGAACATTCaaaaacataaacagaaacaTCAGGACATAGGCACGAATGTTGCCCCACAAAGTTCAACAATGCCACCTTTGTTTAAGGAGTACCTGGAACACCTCTCCTGGAACTGTCTGTAAAACTAGTTTAAAAGGCACTTAAGATCAACAATCATGTCCTATCTAGTTCCACCCTGTTTCTTTGACTAAACAGTGTTATTACTTGACAATGACTTTGGGCCATTTCTATAATACAACCTCCCCATGAAAATGTGTGATGAAAAAAGGCACATCTAAAACTGCAAAAGGAATTCCCAAATGATTCTAATGATTCTCCACACCATCCCTGTGGTCAATTTAACAGATTAACTTCTGTCATGAAGCCTTCTTTGGACAAAGATCACACTATTTTGATGCAGAAATTGTTTTCAAACTAGGGACCCTATTGACATTTACATGgattaaaagaagaaacaggtTGCTGTAATTACTAACCCTAAACTCCTCTGATTTGAAAGTTCTGGTGTACAGCCCAAAGGGGGCAGACAAGAAACTTAAGAGTCTAAAAGGGGTGACAGGGGCTTACGTACTTCTGTTTCTTTGATCCTTTATgagttttctctgttttctcagcTGACCTTTCCCTCGAGTGGCTGGAGTCTCGGGAATCCACTGATTCTCTCGATTTACCTCGTTTAAGATCTCTCTCCTTATGTTTTTTACGACGTTCAATATCAAGGCGGAGATCAACAGGATCATCTTTGTATTTTCCCTCAGCCTATCAAAAGATAAGTCAAAATTAAGGTTTCTGGGATTGAGAGCCATCAACTCAACCATCCCACAAACTGTGGTTTTTACTCCAATGGAGGGGTGCAGAGGAAGCACTGGGAAATGTGAGGCATCTCACCCAACCTTGGAAGGGATGCAGGATGTCCCACAGAAGTTACTCCATAAGGATCCCTCACAGAACCCAAGCCAGTTCTCCAAAACAATGATGCTGGCCTTCTGAAAATGCTATGCATTGATCtcactttgtttcttttctggcCCAGTAATGACTCTGGCTAGTTTAGAAGTTGAGAAGgctggccgggggcagtggctcacgcctgtaactccagaactttgggaggctgaggcaggcagatcacttcaggagttcgagaccagcaagGGCAACAACCAAAACcctgttctctactaaaaatacaaaaatcagccaagcaaggtggcatgtgcctgtaatcccagctactagggaggctaaagcagaagaatcgcttaaacccaggaggtggaggttgcagtgagccggagatcgcaccactgcactccatcctggccagtagagcgagactctctctctctcaaataaataaataaataaaataaaataaaataaaataaaataaaataaaataaaataaaaatgttgagaaGGCTAAAATTAGCTCTGGAAAAGTAGGTGGTTGGGCTGGCTCAGGCTTAGCCACCACTGAGAGTAGAAATGCTCACCTTCCCCTACCTATACTGTAGTATCCATGCATGGCTTATCCTCCAGTTGGAATTATCTCTGAGTACTGAGTCCAAAGAGGGACAATGGAAGACTTAAGCAGCCTTCAAAGCCCTGAGTTATGCTGAGAAATTTCTCTAGAAAGGGAATATTAAAAACTATAGGGAATTCATAAATTGGTATTACCAggtgaaaggaaagggaaggaaaggggaaggggaaggggaagtgggaaagaaagaaagaaaaaggaagggagggaggaagggaagaaaggaggagggaaggaaggaaaaaacttCTCTGCTAGCTTCCTAAGCAGTACAGCTACGAAGGTATGTTTTGCAGCAGCAACAGCACACCTGCCCAGACCACTGTAGCAAAGGCTTTCAACAATTCTTGAGAAACTCAGTGGGGGCAAAGATGCATGGTAGTTCCAGGACATCCCACACTAGATTTGTCTCATGGAGGTAACTCAGGGAGGAAGAAATGAGCAGTTCACTCTGCATTAACAATTTATATACATGAACtactaaacttaaaaaaattaagtttaacagCAGGAGTGGCAGAAAGTAggtttatagtttttttgtttttttttgttttttttgagacaaagtttcgctattgttgccctggctggagtgcagtggcgcaatctcggatcactgcaacctccaccttctgggttcaagtgattctcctgcctcagcctcccaggtagctgggattacaggtatgcactaccacacccggctaattttgtatttttagtagagacggggtttcaccatgtaggtcaggctggtctcaaactcctgacctcaggtgatccgcccacctcagcctccctaagtgctgggattacaggtttgagccaccttgcccggccgtTTATTGTTTTATCACTTAATTTGTTTCCTAACAGAGGGAACTGGGCCTCTGCATCCTCCAATgagcaaaaaaagacaaaaagacaaatgcaacACTGCTCCCAGGGGTTGGCTTTTTAGGGCATGGAGGATAAGATATCTTCTGATCTTTTAAAGAAAACCTTGGGTTTTACATGGCTAGTGCCAAGCTGGAGAAGGGGTACTCGGAGGAGGAAAGAGGggtgggagagaagagagactgCCCAAGAGCGCCTCTCATCACATTCAACCAAcaagacaaatttttttttagaaaaggttTCAGCAGCATTGGAATAACCATCTGTAATTTTAAATGTCAACTGTATATGTGAATGAAGATCAATAAATACTAAGATTTTTTAAAGCCCAATTTAGTTATTTCACAGTAAAAAATTGTATACAAGCTTTAACTTCTTAATAACAGTGTTTACGTGCACATCACTGCAAATGTAGCTGGGCCATCAAAGTAATGTTTAACAGTAATTGACAGATGATAGATATGGTACAATGTTAGGAAAAAAAACTGGACCAGCTGTTTAAAAACAGTCTACTTAAGTTAAGACATGAATATTTCACTCTTCTCTGACATGCATGTCTTTCTGAAATCATGGTTGGAAATAGTGCATGTATACAGTTGATTTGATAATACTTACAAgcagaaaaatatcacaaaaagTTTCTTCTCTCATCATGGGCACTTGTTCCAAaactcctctcttttttttctcaagCTCACCTCAATAGACTTTGGGGTCATTTACCATATTCTAACCACTTCACAAAGGTTGTtgatacatttaataaaaattaacccTTTGTAGTTCATTTTTAGAATTATGCCcatccttaaaagaaaaacacaaacttaaGTAGAGAGTAATTTAAACAAACACATTTCTGTCAAGTTCATGCCCAACGCACTCATTTTGTTGGAATTACTGATCAAATCAACAGTTCACCTTGTAGCCAGGTTCCCGGGGACTTTTCATTTCATCATGAGCCAAACCATGTTTTCTGAATGTACTGGGGGAAATGTCTATTCTCctaaaattgaaaatacaaaacaatatagtattccattgtgtgaacaTGATACTGGTAATATTCTAGCTCCTAAGTTGGGTAACAGATTCACAGGCattatttttccttatgtttCATGACTTATATATGTATTACTTTTACTCTTTACTTACATACTTATACTGTCCCgtaggcatacacacacacacacacacagagtcccaGGTTCCCAAAGTGTGACACAAGTTAGAGGTTTTTGTTCTCTCCCGGTTTTGCTACACACAGAAAGATGGACTCACCCACAGCCTTAAAGGTAAGGCCAACTTTATTTCTAGTCCCTATCCACTGAACTGACTCCCACAACCAAATGGAATAGTCTTTAAACCTGCTGGGCTTTAAAATTCTTTGAGACAATCCTACAAGCTACCGCCTCTAGCCCCCAGGCAAATTCTTCCAAAGGAATCCAACTACCATGATTTAATCCATGACTGAACTAccatgaaatattaatatatgggTTTGCCTAAACAAATTAgcattaggccgggcacagtggctcatgcctgtaatcccagcactttgggaggctgaggcgggcaggtcacctgaggttgggaattcgagaccagactggccaacatggtgaaaccctgtctctattaaaaatataaaaattagctgggcatggtggcgcacgtctgtaatcccaggtacttgggaggctgaggcatgagaattgcttgaacctgggaggcagaggttgcagggagcctggttgtactccagcctcggtggcagagcaagactctacctcaaaaaaaagtaaagaaaagaaaagaaactagcatTTACTCTACCTACTCACAGTAATTTCAGGCTAACATTTGCCAGCTCCCAGTAATACAGGAGTTAATCTATGTCAAGAGAGCTGTTTTCCTCAGGCCCAATGTGAGAGACTGTTGTCCCAAAGCATGTCCTGTACACTCTAAAATATAAATGCCTATAGCTCTCTTAGAGTCTGAAGGATGTTACCGTAAATTTTGTATTAAAGGTGCATTAGCAGCAGAATTTAAAACGGTGAGTTTAATGTCTGGTACAAAGTCTTTTATTACAACCTCCAGTATAAGGCCAAGGTCCTTACCTGTGTATCTCTgggcttttcttgtttttggctGCCTCCTGCTCAGTTCCTCTCTTTAGGTATTTAGTAAAGCGTTCATGTAATGTCATTCCTGAGGACCCAAAGTGATGCTCTGTTGGGATTAAAAGAAACACAGTATGTTACCAAAGGCAGACACAATGTTTTAACTCTTTTGCAGGAACCGGTAACCACAGAGATGCAACTAAAGTAGTTAGATCCACACAACAAATACactgagaagaggaaggaaaaatggcTGGTTCAAACAGTCCCATATTGGGCATTAGATTTCCACTGTAGCTCCCATGTCTTAGGACAGAGAAGCTTGAAGCTTATTCTCCTCAGAAACACAGCACCAACTCTTGCTTGAGTTTATATTCAGATGGAACCTGCCAACTGGCCCAACCCAGCTTCTCCATCACTTCTCTTAGCCATTCCCTAACCTGCCCAACTCCATTTGCCCAGGGGGATGACAGAATACTTTGGGGGAAGAAATTCACACCACAAGGTCCGTAAGAGATCACTTagaggagagaagacagagatgCTAGAAAAGTCATTTTGCTATTGGCTTTAATCTGTTCTCTTGGTCACAGGTTACCAGCATTTCAAAATGCTAAGCTCTGCAATTAAAACATGGAAACTGCTTCCTGAACAGAATTTCCTTCAAGCCAGCCCCTAGCTTCAAAGGCCCTTTAGATGAGATACAGGGCCCCCCAAAACTCCTTATCCACCCACTCATCCTTCTTCTAAGTGTGGAACACCAGCCTGAAGCAGGCCAGGGTCTGGACTCACCTTTAACATGGTGAACAATGGTCACTATATGTTGGGCAAACAGTTCTGAGGGGCTACGCTGAGACTGAGCTGACTGTATGTGTTGGAAAATGGAACGAAACTCCTGTTCCTTTTTGTTGCTATGGACTAGATCTCGGCAAAGCTTGCGTTCCTGAGCCAATAAGCCACTgggtctgaaaaagaaatacgGGGAGGCCCAATTAGAACATGATATACAGAAAGAacattaaaaccataaaaatatttttttgaagagttttaaatCTATccataaacttcttttcttcctacCGAAGTTGAAAGTAACCTCAATGCACTGTAACTATGGAAAAGGATATCCaaactctctctcttcttttttactGGAATCTTCAAGTGGAGTGAAGTGTTAAACCTTAGTCACTGCTGGTTTTAACACATCCAACAAatgagaaagtattttaaaagatcaactacagctgggtgcagtggttcacacctgtcatctcaacacttcgggaggcagagacaggagcatcacttgagcccacgagtttgagactccacctcaatcaatcaataaaaagatCAGCTAGCATGACCAGCCAAGGCCTGATTCAGGGAGGTGATGTCATGAAGCGGCAGTGGGGTGTGGCTGGAATGCTGTTCCCATAGACTTCCAGCTGGCTGAGTAGTTTACACCAAGTAAAAAACCAgttagccttggcctcccaactctTTCCTAAAGTTTAGGGGACAGGCGGTAGATGTATTGCCTTCCTTAACTCTAaaattgtggccaggcacagtggctcatgcctgtaatcccagcactttgggaggctaaggcacacaGATCACCTGGcttcaggggttcaagaccagcctggccaacatggtgtaacccagcctctactaaaaatacaaaaattagccaggtgtggtggcaggcgcgtgtaatcccagctacttgggaggctgaggcaggagaatcgcttgaacccgataggcagaggttgcagtgagttgacagtgcaccgctgcactccagcctgggtgagagagagaggttctgggccaggtacggtggctcacgcctgtaatcccagcactttgggaggccaaggtgggcggatcacgaggtcaggagatcgagaccatcctggctaacacggtgaaaccctgtctctacaaaaatacaaaaaattagccaggcgtggaggcagacgcctgtggtcccagctacttgggaggctgcggcaggagaatggcacgaacctgggaggtggagcttgtggtaagcggagatcgcaccactgcactccagcctgggtgagagcgagacctccatctcaaaaaaaaaaaaaaaaaagaaaaagaaaaggagagagagagagagactgtctcaaaaataaaataaaatacaaataaaactgctaCGTTATCTGATGGGGAAGGGCTATACTATAGACTTCGGTGACCCAGCTAGGAACGAAGAAGTGGATCCAGGATGGCTTCACAGGCAAAGCTATGTTAAACACAAGAAACAGTATTGGACTTGGGGGTGTAGTGATGAACAGAGAGTGAGCCAGTCACTAAGGACTGAAGAGATACTTCATCACCCCAGGGATACTGTCCCCCTCAAAGCACACAATCACTCCGTGACACATACTCTCTAGTGAACACAGGTGGACATGAAAGTATCATCACTGAAGCTTAAGACAGCAGGGGGAACACAACAGAATGTCCCCAGGGAGAAGGGCTAGGAGACACCACTTAGGCCACTAAAGCACTGAGGATTAAGAAGAAGCACATCTCACCGTGCAAGGTCCTCATCAAAAGAGTCCATCCGGACATTGACCTGTGCCTCTCGAGTAATGGAAAAGGAAGACTTCCCCGTGGGAAAATCTCCTTTCACTCCCAGCTTGTCTCGGCTCTCAGAGGTCTTTCTTGGGGGAGGTGATGAGCTTTTCTCCTGGACTGCTTTGTAAGCAGTCACTCGGAAATTCTTCTCAGGCACAAAGCCCCTGTGCCCACCTTCGGTTCTCTTGCCCCGATCCTCCTTTTTGGATCTCTCTGGGAAAgactcctcctccagctcctctgttttcctctgctt
This DNA window, taken from Macaca mulatta isolate MMU2019108-1 chromosome 1, T2T-MMU8v2.0, whole genome shotgun sequence, encodes the following:
- the THRAP3 gene encoding thyroid hormone receptor-associated protein 3 isoform X4; translated protein: MKSDSFAPKTDSEKPFRGSQSPKRYKLRDDFEKKMADFHKEEMDDQDKDKAKGRKESEFDDEPKYMSKVIGANKNQEEEKSGKWEGLVYAPPGKEKQRKTEELEEESFPERSKKEDRGKRTEGGHRGFVPEKNFRVTAYKAVQEKSSSPPPRKTSESRDKLGVKGDFPTGKSSFSITREAQVNVRMDSFDEDLARPSGLLAQERKLCRDLVHSNKKEQEFRSIFQHIQSAQSQRSPSELFAQHIVTIVHHVKEHHFGSSGMTLHERFTKYLKRGTEQEAAKNKKSPEIHRRIDISPSTFRKHGLAHDEMKSPREPGYKAEGKYKDDPVDLRLDIERRKKHKERDLKRGKSRESVDSRDSSHSRERSAEKTEKTHKGSKKQKKHRRARDRSRSSSSSSQSSHSYKAEEYTEETEEREESTTGFDKSRLGTKDFVGPSERGGGRARGTFQFRARGRGWGRGNYSGNNNNNSNNDFQKRNREEEWDPEYTPKSKKYYLHDDREGEGSDKWVSRGRGRGAFPRGRGRFMFRKSSTSPKWAHDKFSGEEGEIEDDESGTENREEKDNIQPTAE